In Dromaius novaehollandiae isolate bDroNov1 chromosome 3, bDroNov1.hap1, whole genome shotgun sequence, the following are encoded in one genomic region:
- the LGALSL gene encoding galectin-related protein gives MAGTVAERDAPKIEDGHLNNSLGSPVQADVYFPRLIVPFCGHIKGGMRPGKKILVMGIVDLNPESFGISLTCGESEDPPADVAIELKAVFTDRQFVRNSCVAGEWGEEQSSIPYFPFIPDQPFRVEILCEHPRFRIFVDGHQLFDFYHRIETLSAIDTIKINGDLQLTKLG, from the exons ATGGCGGGGACCGTGGCCGAGCGGGACGCGCCG AAAATCGAGGACGGGCATTTAAACAACTCCCTGGGCTCCCCGGTGCAAGCCGACGTGTACTTCCCTCGCCTG ATCGTCCCCTTCTGCGGGCACATCAAGGGAGGCATGCGGCCCGGCAAGAAGATCCTGGTCATGGGCATCGTGGACCTCAACCCCGAGAG CTTCGGCATCAGCCTGACCTGCGGGGAGTCGGAGGACCCTCCTGCCGACGTAGCCATCGAGCTGAAAGCGGTGTTCACCGACAGGCAGTTCGTCAGGAACTCCTGCGTCGCCGGAGAATGGGGGGAAGAGCAGTCGTCTATCCCGTACTTTCCGTTCATACCGGACCAGCCCTTTAGG gtTGAGATACTTTGTGAGCATCCCCGTTTTAGAATATTTGTGGATGGACATCAGCTCTTTGATTTTTACCACCGTATTGAAACATTGTCAGCAATTGACACGATAAAGATAAATGGAGATCTTCAGCTTACAAAACTTGGCTGA